In the Deinococcus ficus genome, one interval contains:
- a CDS encoding serine-tRNA(Ala) deacylase AlaX has protein sequence MRPTERLDFTDPLRHTFTAQVLAVQGREVALDASAFYPQSGGQNADTGLLRWTGGEARVTDVRVVKGEGLVWHTLDPDGALPTPGTAVHGEIEPGRRWRHMQRHTAEHLLAQAFRRVNPAFEVVAVSMGSAECHLDLKGDPADTHVQAAEALLRETLGRTELTLETPVVPDHELHRYPLRREAKVSGQVRLVIFRDASGEPFDVSACGGTHVPRAAQCGPVVVLRTERQKAGLTRVVFMAGEEAAAHLSGLHRRMRALAQDFSVPVEGLPERVQATVVDLSAAQAEAERLRTRLAAALVQAQNMAGPCLTLTLDPEDASLLTPALRQVPAGRVLIACTPDGGCGVASAHLAVPAGEVLREVLAVTGGRGGGKPDLAQGRTEQPGLFARAAVEAVQARLSAPRGPAA, from the coding sequence ATGCGCCCCACCGAACGCCTGGACTTCACCGACCCCCTCCGGCACACCTTCACCGCGCAGGTCCTCGCCGTGCAGGGCCGGGAGGTTGCCCTGGACGCCAGCGCCTTCTACCCGCAGAGCGGCGGACAGAACGCCGACACCGGCCTCCTGCGCTGGACCGGCGGGGAGGCCCGCGTCACCGACGTCCGGGTCGTGAAAGGCGAGGGCTTGGTGTGGCACACCCTGGACCCGGACGGGGCGCTGCCCACGCCGGGTACGGCCGTTCACGGGGAGATCGAACCTGGGCGCCGCTGGCGGCACATGCAGCGGCACACCGCCGAGCACCTGCTCGCCCAGGCGTTCCGGCGCGTGAATCCCGCCTTCGAGGTGGTGGCCGTCAGCATGGGCAGCGCCGAATGCCACCTGGACCTGAAGGGCGACCCCGCCGACACCCACGTGCAGGCCGCCGAGGCCCTGCTGCGCGAGACGCTGGGCCGCACCGAGCTCACCCTGGAGACCCCCGTCGTCCCGGACCACGAACTGCACCGCTACCCCCTGCGACGCGAGGCGAAAGTCAGTGGACAGGTGCGGCTGGTGATCTTCCGGGACGCGAGCGGCGAGCCCTTCGACGTGAGCGCCTGCGGCGGCACCCACGTCCCCCGCGCCGCCCAGTGCGGCCCCGTGGTGGTCCTGCGCACCGAACGGCAGAAGGCCGGCCTGACCCGCGTGGTGTTCATGGCCGGCGAGGAAGCCGCCGCGCACCTGAGCGGCCTGCACCGCCGCATGCGGGCCCTGGCGCAGGACTTCAGCGTGCCGGTAGAGGGCCTCCCCGAGCGCGTGCAGGCCACTGTGGTGGATCTCAGCGCTGCGCAGGCGGAGGCCGAGCGCCTCCGGACCCGGCTGGCTGCCGCCCTCGTTCAGGCGCAGAACATGGCCGGACCCTGCCTCACCCTGACCCTGGACCCCGAGGACGCCAGCCTGCTCACCCCGGCGCTGCGGCAGGTGCCGGCCGGCCGGGTCCTGATCGCCTGCACCCCGGACGGCGGGTGCGGCGTCGCCAGCGCTCACCTGGCCGTGCCCGCCGGTGAGGTGCTACGCGAGGTGCTGGCCGTCACCGGGGGCCGTGGGGGCGGCAAGCCCGACCTGGCGCAGGGCCGCACAGAACAGCCCGGGCTGTTCGCCCGGGCTGCGGTGGAGGCCGTACAGGCGCGGCTCAGCGCACCACGAGGTCCGGCAGCCTGA
- a CDS encoding gamma carbonic anhydrase family protein yields MPRYALDGFRPHIHPTAFIAPSADVIGQVTVAENASVWFGAVLRGDLEPVTVGPGCNVQDGAVLHTDAGWPCVLTEHVTVGHRAIVHGATCGPGSLVGMGAVMLSGSSLGAGAMLGAGALLPEGAHVPDGMLAVGVPARVVRPAPGAGNAQRYVQNSARYAQGLTRLPDPEPARPRLEEA; encoded by the coding sequence ATGCCGCGCTACGCCCTGGACGGGTTCAGGCCCCACATTCACCCCACCGCGTTCATCGCCCCGAGTGCCGACGTGATCGGCCAGGTCACCGTGGCCGAGAACGCCAGCGTGTGGTTCGGCGCGGTGCTGCGCGGCGACCTGGAACCCGTCACGGTCGGCCCCGGCTGCAACGTGCAGGACGGCGCGGTCCTCCACACCGACGCTGGCTGGCCCTGCGTCCTGACCGAGCACGTCACCGTCGGGCACCGCGCCATCGTGCACGGCGCCACCTGCGGGCCCGGCAGCCTGGTCGGCATGGGCGCCGTGATGCTCAGCGGCTCCAGCCTGGGTGCCGGGGCGATGCTGGGGGCCGGCGCGCTGCTGCCCGAAGGCGCCCACGTGCCCGACGGCATGCTCGCCGTGGGCGTGCCCGCCCGCGTCGTGCGGCCCGCGCCCGGCGCCGGGAACGCGCAGCGGTACGTGCAGAACTCCGCCCGGTACGCCCAGGGCCTGACCCGCCTGCCCGACCCGGAGCCCGCCCGCCCCCGGCTGGAGGAGGCGTGA
- the frr gene encoding ribosome recycling factor, whose translation MADMKHIQADTREKMTKAIEALENNLSVLRTGRANPGILKKIVVEYYGSQVPIDQVASISTPDARTLVITPWDRGALAPIERAIRDSDLGLNPNNKGDTIFISLPMLTEERRKDLVKNAKNYAEDARIAVRNIRKHAMDEVKKVEGIGDDDIKRGEVEVQKITDDFVARVDAVFHKKEQEILG comes from the coding sequence ATGGCTGACATGAAACACATTCAGGCGGACACCCGCGAGAAAATGACGAAGGCCATCGAGGCGCTGGAGAACAACCTGTCGGTGCTGCGCACCGGCCGCGCCAACCCCGGCATCCTGAAAAAGATCGTGGTCGAGTACTACGGCTCGCAGGTGCCGATCGATCAGGTGGCGAGCATCTCCACGCCGGACGCCCGCACGCTGGTCATCACGCCCTGGGACCGTGGGGCGCTGGCGCCCATCGAGCGCGCCATCCGCGACAGCGACCTGGGCCTGAACCCCAACAACAAGGGCGACACTATCTTCATCAGCCTGCCCATGCTGACCGAGGAGCGCCGCAAGGACCTCGTGAAGAACGCCAAGAACTACGCCGAGGACGCCCGCATCGCCGTGCGCAACATCCGCAAGCACGCCATGGACGAGGTCAAGAAGGTCGAGGGCATCGGGGACGACGACATCAAGCGCGGCGAGGTGGAGGTGCAGAAGATCACCGACGACTTCGTGGCGAGGGTGGACGCGGTCTTCCACAAGAAGGAGCAGGAAATCCTCGGGTGA
- the tsf gene encoding translation elongation factor Ts, protein MMESIKKLREMTGAGMMDVKKALADAEGSEDKAIALLRERGIAKAVKKGDREAKEGIVRFVVDGNRAAIVEVNSETDFVARNSDFQAMVEKLAQAALEAKTSDLETFKAFSYEGEGVGELVAAAAGRIGENIVLNRVAYLEGSNVAGYVHSNGKIGVLVDLDGGDTAKAKDVALHVAAERPQFLSRDEVNSSDIEKEREILTNKALNEGKPQQIVEKIVEGQIGKFYQDKVLPEQTFVKDGSLTVAKYLGDATVKRFVRFEVGAQ, encoded by the coding sequence ATGATGGAATCGATCAAGAAACTGCGCGAAATGACCGGCGCGGGCATGATGGACGTGAAAAAGGCCCTGGCCGACGCCGAAGGCAGCGAGGACAAGGCCATTGCCCTGCTGCGCGAGCGCGGCATCGCCAAGGCCGTGAAGAAGGGTGACCGCGAGGCCAAGGAAGGCATCGTGCGCTTCGTGGTGGACGGCAACCGCGCCGCCATCGTGGAAGTGAACAGCGAGACCGACTTCGTGGCCCGCAACAGCGACTTCCAGGCCATGGTCGAGAAGCTTGCCCAGGCTGCCCTGGAAGCCAAGACCAGCGACCTCGAGACCTTCAAGGCCTTCAGCTACGAAGGGGAAGGCGTGGGCGAACTCGTCGCCGCCGCCGCCGGCCGCATCGGCGAGAACATCGTCCTGAACCGCGTCGCCTACCTGGAAGGCAGCAACGTGGCCGGGTACGTGCACAGCAACGGCAAGATCGGCGTGCTGGTGGACCTGGACGGCGGCGACACCGCCAAGGCCAAGGACGTCGCCCTGCACGTGGCCGCCGAGCGCCCCCAGTTCCTCAGCCGCGACGAGGTGAACAGCAGCGACATCGAGAAGGAGCGCGAGATCCTCACGAACAAGGCGCTGAACGAGGGCAAACCCCAGCAGATCGTCGAGAAGATCGTCGAAGGGCAGATCGGCAAGTTCTACCAGGACAAGGTCCTGCCCGAGCAGACCTTCGTGAAAGACGGCAGCCTGACCGTCGCCAAGTACCTGGGCGACGCGACCGTGAAACGCTTCGTGCGCTTCGAGGTCGGCGCGCAGTAA
- the pyrH gene encoding UMP kinase, with the protein MFKRVLLKLSGEFLANENGFGINPETTAQLARRIITALEGSDVELAVVIGGGNLWRGARNGQGMDPATADYIGMLGTVMNAMALQDAMERCGKPTRVMTAIQMAAVAEPYIRRRAIRHLEKGRVVILGGGNGAPFFTTDTTSTLRALEIGADVVLMAKNAVDGVYDSDPRKNPDAKFIEQATHLEVVERRLEVMDATALTLCMDKNLPIVVFDLFQDGNLERLFRGERVGTLIQS; encoded by the coding sequence ATGTTCAAACGCGTTCTGCTCAAGCTCTCCGGCGAGTTTCTCGCCAACGAGAACGGCTTCGGCATCAACCCCGAAACGACCGCCCAGCTCGCCCGGCGGATCATCACCGCGCTGGAGGGCTCGGACGTGGAACTGGCCGTCGTCATCGGCGGCGGCAACCTCTGGCGCGGCGCCCGCAACGGCCAGGGCATGGACCCCGCCACCGCGGACTACATCGGCATGCTGGGCACCGTCATGAACGCCATGGCCCTCCAGGACGCCATGGAACGCTGCGGGAAGCCCACGCGCGTCATGACCGCCATCCAGATGGCCGCGGTGGCCGAGCCGTACATCCGCCGCCGCGCCATCCGGCACCTGGAAAAAGGCCGCGTGGTGATCCTGGGCGGTGGGAACGGCGCACCCTTCTTCACCACCGACACCACCAGCACCCTGCGCGCGCTGGAAATCGGCGCGGACGTGGTGCTGATGGCGAAGAACGCGGTGGACGGCGTGTACGACAGCGACCCCCGCAAGAACCCGGACGCGAAGTTCATCGAGCAGGCCACGCACCTGGAGGTGGTGGAGCGGCGCCTGGAAGTCATGGACGCCACCGCCCTGACGCTGTGCATGGACAAGAACCTGCCCATCGTGGTCTTCGACCTGTTCCAGGACGGCAACCTCGAACGCCTCTTCCGCGGCGAGCGCGTCGGGACCCTGATCCAGAGCTGA
- a CDS encoding MDR family MFS transporter, which yields MTHATPSGAPEGHIDYSQTLDMRTKRIILFGVLLGLFLSALDQTIVGTAMPRIISELQGLNLYAWVTTSYLLANTALVPIYGKLSDLYGRKPILMFGITVFLIGSALCGMAGEPFLGNLFGGGMMQLVVFRGLQGVGGAALGSVAFAIIADLFEPAERPKYQGLFGAVFGLSSVIGPLAGGWLTDHVSWRWVFYVNLPLGLLALAFLWFKMPRLQSGLKASVDWLGAALILIFAVPLLLALTWGADGTYAWTSPTVLGLFALSAAALVGFLASQTRHPSPIIPLHLFRNPTFLWGSLARFLFGAAFLGAVLFLSLYLVQVQGVSATQAGTATIPLTFGLIFGAVTSGQIASRFGKYKPLMLFGLMVMILGFWWLSTLNADTSYTSVIIRMVLLGLGMGPALPLYTTALQLSVKPWEIGVATSAGQFFQQMGSTIGVAIFGAILTSGLTSNLGTAFAEQARANTGTVATTLTSIGEQVSHGGGNSSGGIDRNAAPETNAQITERFDALRRNLTTLVRTGDPAAREAVRTDKFVTTLPADVQKRFTDIPEGGVAAAVRQGFDQTGAAIEAAITSGDPARVQALAANPQLPADLRARLAAIPAAALQSPQARAQILAGIQQGLTAGRDEAARTAEQQALDAALAGVNDGEKISLASTRAVKVAFADTVAHIYLYCIGVGILALLATLMMPNLTMPRRGEAGAPAPTHVEL from the coding sequence ATGACGCACGCCACCCCCTCCGGTGCCCCCGAAGGCCACATCGACTACAGCCAGACCCTGGACATGCGCACCAAGCGGATCATCCTCTTCGGCGTGCTGCTGGGCCTCTTCCTCAGCGCCCTGGACCAGACCATCGTGGGCACCGCCATGCCCCGCATCATCAGCGAACTGCAGGGCCTGAACCTGTACGCCTGGGTGACCACCTCCTACCTGCTCGCCAACACGGCCCTGGTGCCCATCTACGGCAAGCTTTCGGACCTGTACGGCCGCAAACCCATCCTGATGTTCGGGATCACCGTGTTCCTGATCGGCTCGGCGCTGTGCGGCATGGCCGGTGAACCCTTCCTGGGCAACCTGTTCGGCGGCGGCATGATGCAGCTCGTCGTGTTCCGCGGCCTGCAGGGCGTCGGCGGCGCCGCGCTGGGCTCGGTGGCCTTCGCGATCATCGCCGACCTGTTCGAACCGGCCGAGCGGCCCAAGTACCAGGGCCTGTTCGGCGCCGTGTTCGGCCTGAGCAGCGTCATCGGCCCGCTCGCGGGCGGCTGGCTCACCGACCACGTCTCCTGGCGCTGGGTGTTCTACGTGAACCTGCCCCTGGGCCTGCTCGCCCTGGCGTTCCTGTGGTTCAAGATGCCCAGATTGCAAAGCGGCCTGAAAGCCAGCGTGGACTGGCTGGGCGCCGCCCTGATCCTGATCTTCGCCGTGCCGCTGCTGCTGGCCCTGACCTGGGGCGCCGACGGCACCTACGCCTGGACCAGCCCCACCGTGCTCGGCCTGTTCGCCCTGAGCGCCGCCGCCCTGGTCGGCTTCCTGGCCTCCCAGACCCGCCACCCCAGCCCCATCATCCCGCTGCACCTGTTCCGGAACCCCACCTTCCTGTGGGGCTCGCTGGCCCGCTTCCTGTTCGGCGCGGCCTTCCTGGGCGCCGTGCTGTTCCTCAGCCTGTACCTCGTGCAGGTGCAGGGCGTCAGCGCCACGCAGGCCGGCACCGCCACCATCCCGCTCACCTTCGGCCTGATCTTCGGGGCGGTCACCAGCGGCCAGATCGCCAGCCGCTTCGGGAAGTACAAGCCCCTGATGCTGTTCGGCCTGATGGTCATGATCCTGGGCTTCTGGTGGCTGAGCACCCTGAACGCCGATACCAGCTACACCAGCGTGATCATCCGCATGGTCCTCCTCGGGCTCGGCATGGGCCCCGCCCTCCCGCTGTACACCACCGCCCTGCAGCTCAGCGTGAAGCCCTGGGAGATCGGCGTGGCCACCAGCGCCGGGCAGTTCTTCCAGCAGATGGGCAGCACCATCGGCGTGGCCATCTTCGGCGCGATCCTCACCAGCGGCCTGACCAGCAACCTCGGCACCGCCTTCGCCGAGCAGGCCCGCGCGAACACCGGCACGGTCGCCACCACCCTCACCAGCATCGGCGAGCAGGTCAGCCACGGCGGGGGCAACAGCAGCGGCGGCATCGACCGCAACGCCGCCCCCGAAACGAACGCCCAGATCACCGAGCGCTTCGATGCATTGCGCCGCAACCTCACCACCCTGGTCCGCACCGGCGACCCCGCCGCGCGCGAGGCCGTGCGCACCGACAAGTTCGTGACCACCCTGCCCGCCGACGTGCAGAAACGCTTCACCGACATCCCCGAAGGAGGCGTGGCCGCCGCGGTTCGCCAGGGCTTCGACCAGACGGGCGCCGCCATCGAGGCCGCCATCACCAGTGGTGACCCGGCCCGCGTTCAGGCGCTCGCCGCCAACCCGCAGCTGCCCGCCGATCTGCGCGCTCGACTGGCCGCGATTCCCGCCGCCGCCCTCCAGAGCCCGCAGGCCCGCGCGCAGATCCTGGCCGGCATTCAGCAGGGCCTGACCGCCGGCCGGGACGAGGCCGCCCGGACCGCCGAGCAGCAGGCGCTGGACGCCGCCCTGGCCGGTGTGAACGACGGCGAGAAGATCAGCCTCGCCAGCACCCGCGCCGTGAAGGTCGCCTTCGCGGACACCGTGGCGCACATCTACCTGTACTGCATCGGCGTGGGCATCCTGGCCCTGCTCGCCACGCTGATGATGCCCAACCTCACCATGCCGCGCCGCGGCGAGGCCGGCGCGCCCGCCCCCACCCACGTGGAACTCTGA
- the dxr gene encoding 1-deoxy-D-xylulose-5-phosphate reductoisomerase has product MRVTVLGSTGSIGTQALDVIRERGWSVAALAAGRNLDRLEAQVREFRPDLVSVDAGVLDAARARLTGVRVIADPAEAAVHPADVVVNAMSGLIGLSPTRAALEAGQAVALATKEAMVTAGGLMWEAAARGGGRVVPVDSEHTGVYQCLTGEDVRDVAEIILTASGGPFRDGPADLSGVTAEQALKHPNYAMGPKVTIDSSTLLNKGLEVIECASLYGLPPAQVQVAVHPQQWIHAAVRFRDGSLKAQFGPTDMRLPIAYAMDAAPTGMQRPGDVRGARRGPEVSGHLGWPMRGTWEFRDPDFGRFPCLGLAYRAGEAGGLAPVALNAADEVAVDAFLAGQIGYLDIPRLIEGVLDETPAGTLSWDAITETDAWARTRTTERAAALQRGRP; this is encoded by the coding sequence GTGAGGGTCACGGTTCTGGGCAGCACGGGCAGTATCGGCACGCAGGCGCTGGACGTGATCCGCGAACGCGGGTGGAGCGTGGCGGCCCTGGCGGCCGGCCGGAATCTGGACCGGCTGGAAGCGCAGGTCCGGGAATTCCGCCCGGACCTGGTGAGCGTGGACGCCGGCGTGCTGGACGCCGCCCGCGCGCGCCTGACCGGCGTGCGGGTGATCGCCGACCCGGCCGAGGCGGCCGTGCATCCGGCCGACGTGGTCGTGAACGCGATGAGCGGCCTGATCGGCCTGTCCCCCACCCGCGCGGCCCTGGAGGCCGGGCAGGCGGTCGCGCTGGCGACGAAGGAGGCCATGGTCACCGCCGGCGGGCTGATGTGGGAGGCGGCGGCTCGCGGCGGGGGCCGGGTGGTGCCGGTGGATTCCGAGCACACCGGCGTGTACCAGTGCCTGACCGGCGAGGACGTGCGGGACGTGGCCGAGATCATCCTGACGGCGTCCGGCGGGCCGTTCCGGGACGGACCCGCGGACCTGAGCGGGGTCACGGCCGAGCAGGCGCTCAAACACCCGAACTACGCGATGGGCCCGAAGGTCACCATCGACAGTTCCACCCTGCTGAACAAGGGGCTGGAGGTGATCGAGTGCGCCTCGCTGTACGGCCTGCCGCCAGCGCAGGTGCAGGTGGCGGTGCACCCGCAGCAGTGGATTCACGCGGCCGTGCGCTTCCGCGACGGCAGCCTGAAAGCGCAGTTCGGCCCGACCGACATGCGCCTGCCCATCGCGTACGCCATGGACGCCGCCCCCACCGGCATGCAGCGGCCCGGGGACGTGCGCGGCGCCCGGCGCGGCCCGGAGGTCAGCGGGCACCTGGGCTGGCCGATGCGCGGCACCTGGGAATTCCGCGACCCGGACTTCGGGCGCTTTCCCTGCCTGGGGCTCGCCTACCGCGCCGGGGAGGCCGGCGGCCTGGCCCCGGTGGCGCTGAACGCCGCGGACGAGGTGGCCGTGGACGCCTTCCTGGCCGGGCAGATCGGGTACCTGGACATCCCCCGCCTGATCGAGGGCGTGCTGGACGAGACGCCGGCCGGCACGCTGAGCTGGGATGCGATCACCGAGACGGACGCCTGGGCCCGCACCCGCACCACCGAACGGGCCGCGGCGTTGCAGCGGGGCCGGCCATGA
- the rpsB gene encoding 30S ribosomal protein S2 codes for MSYISMKQLLEAGVHFGHETKRWNPKFKRFIFAERNGIFIIDLQKTLKQVDRSFDYIKDLAERGGVILFVGTKKQAQEIVELEARRTGMPFVTSRWLGGMLTNFKTMRTRIDRLNELDDMFETGRINDRLKAERIQLAAERERLQRFVGGIRKMTRLPDAIFVVDPTKEVIAVQEANKLGIPVIALADTDSDPDVIDYIVPGNDDAIRSIQLITHRIGDLLVEARGGGEDVGAAQAEQTAEDSDTAEA; via the coding sequence ATGTCGTACATCAGCATGAAGCAGCTGCTCGAAGCGGGCGTGCACTTCGGTCACGAAACCAAGCGCTGGAACCCCAAGTTCAAGCGGTTCATCTTCGCCGAGCGCAACGGCATCTTCATCATCGACCTGCAGAAGACCCTCAAGCAGGTCGACCGCAGCTTCGACTACATCAAGGACCTCGCCGAGCGCGGCGGCGTCATCCTGTTCGTCGGCACCAAGAAGCAGGCCCAGGAGATCGTGGAACTCGAAGCGCGCCGCACCGGCATGCCCTTCGTCACCAGCCGCTGGCTCGGCGGGATGCTCACGAACTTCAAGACCATGCGCACCCGCATCGACCGCCTGAACGAACTGGACGACATGTTCGAGACCGGCCGCATCAACGACCGCCTGAAGGCCGAGCGCATCCAGCTGGCCGCCGAGCGCGAGCGCCTGCAGCGCTTCGTGGGCGGCATCCGCAAGATGACCCGCCTGCCCGACGCGATCTTCGTGGTGGACCCCACCAAGGAAGTCATCGCCGTGCAGGAAGCCAACAAGCTGGGCATCCCCGTGATCGCCCTGGCCGACACCGACAGTGACCCGGACGTCATCGACTACATCGTGCCCGGCAACGACGACGCGATCCGCAGCATCCAGCTGATCACCCACCGCATCGGCGACCTGCTCGTCGAAGCGCGCGGCGGCGGCGAGGACGTCGGCGCGGCCCAGGCCGAGCAGACCGCCGAAGACAGCGACACCGCCGAAGCCTGA
- a CDS encoding MarR family winged helix-turn-helix transcriptional regulator — protein MTVPDTPPSQDTPAGSREAAIALGQTMKQLHRYISSHVMQGLQAELTDLDLSFSQMTALHQLRATPGLTVTELSARTHLSLPAASHLVERLVQRGLADRQENPDNRREKRLSLSARGQAVLAGMDSAFVNAYIRTFAQLSPQSLQAAHDSLAALLTDLEAQQPAPCPDPQETP, from the coding sequence ATGACCGTGCCCGACACGCCCCCCTCCCAGGACACGCCGGCCGGCTCCCGCGAGGCCGCCATCGCCCTGGGCCAGACCATGAAGCAGCTGCACCGCTACATCAGCAGCCACGTCATGCAGGGCCTCCAGGCCGAACTTACCGACCTGGACCTGTCGTTCTCGCAGATGACCGCCCTGCACCAGCTGCGCGCCACGCCCGGCCTGACCGTCACCGAACTGTCCGCCCGCACCCACCTGAGCCTCCCCGCCGCCAGCCACCTCGTCGAGCGGCTCGTGCAGCGCGGCCTCGCGGACCGTCAGGAGAACCCGGACAACCGCCGCGAGAAACGCCTGAGCCTCAGCGCGCGCGGGCAGGCGGTGCTGGCCGGCATGGACTCCGCTTTCGTGAACGCCTACATCCGCACCTTCGCGCAGCTCTCCCCCCAGAGCCTCCAGGCCGCCCACGACTCCCTCGCGGCGCTCCTCACCGACCTGGAAGCGCAGCAGCCCGCCCCTTGCCCCGACCCGCAGGAGACCCCATGA
- a CDS encoding phosphatidate cytidylyltransferase, whose amino-acid sequence METLSTRVTTAVVGFALLSLIVWLGAPAMVPALILLTGFGLYEYVRMLDGNDIDVRRISLGVFGVALIIASLPMWPQAPWPGGSWREAVLTVAVGYLLVMEVINPGERPLERVVYSVFGLLYVPWLLGYFLMLRYTPDADKGLLYFALPLLATFAADIGGFFSGYYFGKRKLAPEVSPGKTVEGAIGGLLLSFLVVLAMTQLAQIWTPFVALLYSVLVASASQLGDLSESLIKRALHTKDSGTSLPGHGGFLDRLDSLLFAVPATYLFLHISLTSP is encoded by the coding sequence GTGGAGACGCTGAGCACCCGCGTCACCACCGCCGTCGTGGGGTTCGCGCTCCTGAGCCTGATCGTGTGGCTGGGCGCCCCCGCGATGGTGCCGGCGCTGATCCTGCTGACCGGCTTCGGCCTGTACGAGTACGTGCGGATGCTGGACGGCAACGACATCGACGTGCGCCGCATCTCGCTGGGCGTGTTCGGGGTGGCGCTGATCATCGCCAGCCTGCCCATGTGGCCGCAGGCGCCCTGGCCGGGTGGCTCGTGGCGCGAGGCGGTCCTGACGGTCGCCGTGGGGTACCTGCTGGTGATGGAGGTCATCAACCCCGGGGAGAGGCCTCTGGAGCGTGTGGTGTACAGCGTGTTCGGGCTGCTGTACGTCCCGTGGCTGCTGGGGTACTTCCTGATGCTGCGTTACACCCCGGACGCCGACAAGGGCCTGCTGTACTTCGCGCTGCCGCTGCTGGCGACCTTCGCGGCCGACATCGGCGGGTTTTTCAGCGGGTACTACTTCGGGAAGCGCAAGCTCGCGCCGGAGGTCAGCCCCGGCAAGACCGTGGAGGGCGCCATCGGGGGGCTGCTGCTGAGCTTCCTGGTCGTGCTCGCCATGACGCAGCTGGCGCAGATCTGGACGCCGTTCGTCGCGCTGCTGTACTCGGTGCTGGTCGCCAGCGCCAGCCAGCTCGGGGATCTGTCCGAGAGCCTGATCAAGCGCGCGCTGCACACCAAGGACAGCGGCACCAGCCTGCCCGGGCACGGCGGGTTCCTGGACCGCCTGGACAGCCTGCTGTTCGCGGTGCCGGCCACGTACCTGTTCCTGCACATCAGCCTCACGTCGCCCTAG